Genomic segment of Gemmatimonadota bacterium:
GAGTCGGCATCTCGAGGCCGGCGAGGTATTCGAGCATCTCGAGATCGTCGGGGGAGGGCTCACGGCGGGCGTCAAGGAGGACCACGACCCCGCGGAGTTCCGTCGCCGAACGCAGGTAATTGTCGATCAATCCCTGCCAGGCTTGGCGTTTTTCCCGGGCCACCCGCGCATATCCGTACCCGGGCAGGTCGGCAATGACAAAGGTGCCGTTGACCTCAAAGAAGTTCACTTCCTGCGTCCGCCCGGGCGTATTGGAGACGCGGGCAAAGGAGCGCCGTCGGATCAACATGTTAAGCAGCGACGACTTTCCCACGTTGGATCGCCCTGCAAAGGCCACTTCCGGGAGTCGCTCGGCTGGACGCCAGTTGCCGCCCACGGCCATCCCGCCGAGGAAGTCGAGCCGGCGGATGACCAGCGGGTCCGGGGTGACGTGAGCGGGTTCGGTCATGGCGGGGGGGCGCCCTGACGGGCGGCGGACGGGACGAGGGGAACGAGCGCCAGTTCCAGCACTTCGTCCATGGTACGGACGGCACGAAAGGTGAGGCCGGTCTTGACCTCGTCCGGGAGCTCGTCCAGCTCCCGCGCGTTGGCGGCGGGAATGACGACGGTGGTACGCGCCGCGCGCAAGGCGGCCACGCTTTTCTCCTTGAGGCCCCCGATGGGGAGCACGCGCCCACGCAGGGTCACCTCGCCGGTCATCGCCACGTCGGCCCGGATGGGGCGCCGCGTGAGGGCCGAGACGAGCGCCGTCGTGATTGCGATCCCGGCGGAGGGGCCGTCCTTGGGGGTGGCGCCGGCCGGGATGTGGACGTGGAGGTCGGTGACCCGCACGAATCCCGGGTCGATGCCTAACGATTCGGCCCGGGACCGCGTGAAGCTGAGCGCGGCGCCCGCGGATTCCTTCATGACATCGCCGAGCGCACCGGTCAGGTGCAGGCGCCCGCGGCCCGGGAGAGCCGCGACCTCGATGTCGAGCACTTCACCGCCAGTTCCGGTCCAGGCGAG
This window contains:
- a CDS encoding YihA family ribosome biogenesis GTP-binding protein, producing MAVGGNWRPAERLPEVAFAGRSNVGKSSLLNMLIRRRSFARVSNTPGRTQEVNFFEVNGTFVIADLPGYGYARVAREKRQAWQGLIDNYLRSATELRGVVVLLDARREPSPDDLEMLEYLAGLEMPTLVAITKVDKLRPRERESQLAMICQAAGLDPTQVVACSAVTREGRDDIASAVVALIQTPAWRAPTP